The Nocardioides salarius genome includes a region encoding these proteins:
- a CDS encoding DUF3039 domain-containing protein, which yields MSSFGFGTGTAVEEDVREDRRTVPTDDGDHERFSHYVDKDKLTEAMVMGTPVIALCGKVWVPSRSPEKFPVCPDCKEVWDSFNDGGSGGSGGSDA from the coding sequence GTGAGCAGCTTCGGATTCGGGACCGGCACCGCCGTCGAGGAGGACGTCCGCGAGGACCGTCGCACGGTCCCGACCGACGATGGTGACCACGAGCGCTTCTCGCACTACGTCGACAAGGACAAGCTGACCGAGGCGATGGTGATGGGCACGCCCGTCATCGCCCTGTGCGGCAAGGTCTGGGTGCCCAGCCGCTCCCCGGAGAAGTTCCCGGTCTGCCCCGACTGCAAGGAAGTCTGGGACTCCTTCAACGACGGCGGCTCCGGCGGCTCTGGCGGTTCCGACGCGTGA
- a CDS encoding YqgE/AlgH family protein, translating into MSSEVRAGMLLVASPALLDPNFADTVILLLDADDEGALGVVLNRPTPVPVAEVLADWSPVVAEPDVLFQGGPVSTEGALAVAHLAGAAPGAEPVAAPGYRPLTPTLGLVDLDTPVEQLAGHLDALRIFAGYAGWGAGQLANEIAEGSWYVVPAHDDDVFREETTELRREVMRRQPGELAWHSTRPADPDLN; encoded by the coding sequence ATGTCGAGCGAGGTGCGCGCCGGGATGCTGCTGGTGGCCAGCCCGGCGCTGCTGGACCCCAACTTCGCCGACACCGTGATCCTGCTGCTCGACGCCGACGACGAGGGTGCGCTCGGGGTCGTGCTCAACCGGCCGACCCCGGTGCCGGTCGCGGAGGTGCTGGCCGACTGGAGCCCGGTGGTCGCCGAGCCCGACGTGCTCTTCCAGGGCGGACCGGTCAGCACCGAGGGTGCGCTGGCGGTGGCCCACCTGGCCGGTGCCGCGCCGGGCGCCGAGCCGGTCGCCGCGCCCGGCTACCGGCCGCTGACTCCGACCCTGGGCCTGGTCGACCTCGACACACCCGTCGAGCAGCTCGCCGGGCACCTCGACGCGCTGCGGATCTTCGCGGGGTACGCCGGCTGGGGCGCCGGCCAGCTCGCCAACGAGATCGCCGAGGGCAGCTGGTACGTCGTGCCCGCGCACGACGACGACGTGTTCCGCGAGGAGACCACCGAGCTGCGCCGCGAGGTGATGCGCCGCCAGCCCGGCGAGCTGGCCTGGCACTCCACCCGCCCGGCCGATCCCGACCTGAACTGA
- a CDS encoding Lrp/AsnC family transcriptional regulator — translation MDGLDVRLIDLFSAEPRIGVLEASRRLGVARGTVQARLDRLVERGVVTGWGPDLSPAALGYPVTAFLTLEIRQDVGTPVAGEAPGASGHDLVGEHLARIAEVLEVHTITGAGDLFARVVACSNADLQRVIDRVLAHPAITRSSTVIALATQVGYRTLPLARVAAAAGG, via the coding sequence GTGGACGGTCTGGACGTCAGGTTGATCGACCTCTTCAGCGCGGAGCCGCGCATCGGCGTGCTCGAGGCGTCGCGTCGGCTCGGCGTCGCCCGGGGCACCGTGCAGGCGCGGCTCGACAGGCTGGTCGAGCGCGGGGTGGTGACCGGGTGGGGCCCGGACCTCTCCCCCGCCGCGCTGGGCTACCCCGTCACCGCCTTCCTGACCCTCGAGATCCGCCAGGACGTCGGCACCCCGGTCGCCGGCGAGGCACCGGGCGCCAGCGGCCACGACCTGGTCGGCGAGCACCTCGCCCGGATCGCCGAGGTGCTGGAGGTGCACACCATCACCGGGGCCGGCGACCTGTTCGCGCGAGTGGTGGCCTGCTCCAACGCCGACCTGCAGCGCGTCATCGACCGGGTGCTGGCGCACCCCGCGATCACCCGGTCCTCCACGGTCATCGCGCTGGCCACCCAGGTCGGCTACCGCACCCTGCCGCTGGCCCGGGTGGCGGCCGCGGCGGGAGGCTGA
- the hppD gene encoding 4-hydroxyphenylpyruvate dioxygenase, whose protein sequence is MTTTHETPTTGGALTEDELKADLTLDQLRQLVGLVEYDASSDPFPVTAMDAVCFVVGNATQTATFYQLALGMDLEAYRGPENGLREAKVYVLRSGSARFVFAGGVTPDSPLLEHHRKHGDGVVDLALEVPDVDRCIEHARSVGATILDEPYDISDEHGTVRMAAIATYGETRHSLVDRSRYTGPYLPGFEARTTAVTRREGHPRRLFQAVDHCVGNVELGRMDEWVTFYNKVMGFTNMAEFIGDDIATDYSALMSKVVASGNHRVKFPLNEPAIAKKKSQIDEYLEFYDGAGCQHIALATGDILRSVDILRANGIAFLDTPDSYYDDPALRERIGEVRVPIEELKKRGILVDRDEDGYLLQIFTKPIGDRPTVFYELIERHGSLGFGKGNFKALFQAIEREQELRGNL, encoded by the coding sequence ATGACCACCACGCACGAGACCCCCACCACCGGCGGCGCCCTCACCGAGGACGAGCTCAAGGCCGACCTGACCCTCGACCAGCTGCGCCAGCTGGTCGGCCTGGTCGAGTACGACGCCAGCAGCGACCCGTTCCCGGTCACCGCGATGGACGCCGTGTGCTTCGTGGTGGGCAACGCCACCCAGACCGCGACCTTCTACCAGCTGGCCCTCGGGATGGACCTCGAGGCCTACCGCGGCCCCGAGAACGGGCTGCGCGAGGCCAAGGTCTACGTGCTGCGCTCGGGCAGCGCCCGCTTCGTCTTCGCCGGCGGCGTCACTCCCGACAGCCCGCTGCTCGAGCACCACCGCAAGCACGGCGACGGCGTCGTCGACCTGGCCCTCGAGGTGCCCGACGTCGACCGCTGCATCGAGCACGCCCGCTCGGTCGGCGCGACCATCCTCGACGAGCCCTACGACATCTCCGACGAGCACGGCACCGTGCGGATGGCGGCCATCGCGACGTACGGCGAGACCCGCCACAGCCTGGTCGACCGCTCGCGCTACACCGGCCCCTACCTGCCCGGTTTCGAGGCGCGCACGACCGCGGTGACGCGCCGCGAGGGCCACCCGCGCCGGCTCTTCCAGGCCGTCGACCACTGCGTCGGCAACGTCGAGCTCGGCCGGATGGACGAGTGGGTCACCTTCTACAACAAGGTCATGGGCTTCACGAACATGGCCGAGTTCATCGGCGACGACATCGCCACCGACTACTCCGCGCTGATGTCGAAGGTCGTGGCCAGCGGCAACCACCGCGTGAAGTTCCCCCTCAACGAGCCGGCGATCGCGAAGAAGAAGTCGCAGATCGACGAGTACCTGGAGTTCTACGACGGCGCCGGCTGCCAGCACATCGCGCTGGCCACCGGCGACATCCTGCGCTCGGTCGACATCCTGCGCGCCAACGGGATCGCCTTTCTCGACACGCCCGACTCCTACTACGACGACCCGGCCCTGCGTGAGCGGATCGGCGAGGTGCGGGTGCCGATCGAGGAGCTGAAGAAGCGCGGCATCCTGGTCGACCGCGACGAGGACGGCTACCTCCTGCAGATCTTCACCAAGCCGATCGGCGACCGGCCGACGGTCTTCTACGAGCTCATCGAGCGGCACGGCTCGCTCGGCTTCGGCAAGGGCAACTTCAAGGCGCTCTTCCAGGCGATCGAGCGCGAGCAGGAGCTGCGCGGCAACCTCTGA
- a CDS encoding DUF3048 domain-containing protein — protein sequence MRPARTSLARPPRRPHHGRRRPLRVGALALVASLALAACSSDDGGGGDEPAAEGPDGQKVSKGATLDATWPLTGLSVTGSQSAARDHPVMVVKMDNTPSSAPQRGLGSADLVVEELVEGGVTRLAAFYYSDIPGTVGPVRSMRASDIGIVAPADAAVVTSGAAPVTLQRVRGAGITFFSEGSKGFFRDNARSAPYNLFTDLEATTTLVVGPEERPDDYLPWGEAEDLPKGKPATSLSADFGSHTTSWSHGPKGWTNTNSFAAADDRFPADTVLVLRVQVGDAGYRDPAGNPVPETKLEGKGEALLFHDGRMVRGQWSKATLEAPLALKVGGKRLTVPAGRTWVELVPAASGAVSFSR from the coding sequence GTGCGCCCAGCCCGCACCAGCCTCGCCCGGCCGCCCCGCCGCCCGCACCACGGGCGACGCCGTCCCCTCCGGGTCGGTGCGCTCGCCCTGGTGGCGAGCCTGGCGCTGGCGGCCTGCTCCTCCGACGACGGGGGCGGGGGCGACGAACCGGCCGCCGAGGGCCCCGACGGCCAGAAGGTGAGCAAGGGCGCGACGCTCGACGCCACCTGGCCGCTGACCGGGCTGTCGGTCACCGGGTCGCAGTCGGCCGCCCGGGACCACCCCGTGATGGTGGTCAAGATGGACAACACGCCCTCGAGCGCGCCCCAGCGCGGGCTCGGCTCCGCCGACCTGGTCGTCGAGGAGCTCGTCGAGGGCGGGGTCACCCGGCTCGCGGCCTTCTACTACTCCGACATCCCCGGCACCGTGGGTCCGGTGCGCTCGATGCGCGCCAGCGACATCGGCATCGTCGCGCCGGCCGACGCCGCCGTGGTGACCAGCGGCGCGGCCCCGGTCACCCTGCAGCGGGTGCGCGGCGCCGGCATCACCTTCTTCTCCGAGGGCTCCAAGGGCTTCTTCCGCGACAACGCCCGCTCGGCGCCGTACAACCTCTTCACCGACCTCGAGGCCACCACCACCCTGGTCGTGGGCCCCGAGGAGCGGCCCGACGACTACCTGCCCTGGGGCGAGGCGGAGGACCTGCCGAAGGGCAAGCCGGCCACGTCGCTGTCGGCCGACTTCGGCAGCCACACCACGAGCTGGAGCCACGGTCCGAAGGGCTGGACCAACACCAACTCGTTCGCCGCCGCCGACGACCGGTTCCCGGCCGACACGGTGCTGGTGCTGCGGGTGCAGGTCGGCGACGCCGGCTACCGCGACCCGGCCGGCAACCCGGTGCCCGAGACCAAGCTCGAGGGCAAGGGCGAGGCGCTGCTCTTCCACGACGGCCGGATGGTGCGCGGACAGTGGTCGAAGGCCACGCTCGAGGCGCCGCTGGCGCTGAAGGTGGGCGGCAAGCGGCTGACGGTCCCTGCCGGGCGCACCTGGGTCGAGCTGGTGCCCGCGGCGAGCGGGGCGGTCAGCTTCTCGCGCTGA
- a CDS encoding IclR family transcriptional regulator, with translation MPAETSQTLDRGLLVLETLAGSAGGLTVTELAAKLGVNRTVVYRLVATLEQHTLVRRDARGRLHVGLGVLHLASAVQPVLRDLAGPVLRRLAETVGCTAHLTVAEGAEALAVAVVEPSWTDFHVGYRVGTRHPLAQGAAGRAVLLARRGRAGAAYSVTEGELQTGARGLAAPVRDVDGLEASVGIVTLGSLDERAVSQAVIAAADEVAALLSGREG, from the coding sequence GTGCCGGCCGAGACCTCCCAGACCCTCGACCGCGGGCTGCTGGTCCTCGAGACGCTCGCCGGCTCGGCCGGTGGGCTCACCGTCACCGAGCTGGCCGCCAAGCTGGGGGTCAACCGCACCGTGGTCTACCGGCTCGTGGCCACCCTCGAGCAGCACACGCTCGTACGCCGCGACGCCCGCGGCCGCCTGCACGTCGGGCTCGGCGTGCTGCACCTGGCCTCGGCCGTGCAGCCGGTGCTGCGCGACCTGGCCGGGCCGGTGCTGCGCCGCCTGGCCGAGACCGTGGGCTGCACCGCCCACCTGACCGTCGCCGAGGGGGCTGAGGCGCTCGCCGTCGCCGTGGTGGAGCCGTCGTGGACCGACTTCCACGTCGGCTACCGCGTCGGCACCCGCCACCCGCTGGCCCAGGGCGCCGCGGGCCGGGCCGTGCTGCTGGCGCGCCGGGGGCGCGCGGGAGCGGCGTACTCGGTGACGGAGGGGGAGCTGCAGACCGGCGCGCGCGGCCTGGCCGCGCCCGTGCGCGACGTCGACGGGCTCGAGGCCAGCGTCGGCATCGTCACTCTCGGCAGCCTCGACGAACGGGCGGTCAGCCAGGCGGTCATCGCCGCCGCCGACGAGGTCGCGGCCCTCCTCTCGGGGCGCGAGGGCTGA
- a CDS encoding DEAD/DEAH box helicase, with protein MEKYFSEQPRDFLAVATPGAGKTTFALSVAAELLGRRLIDRVTVVAPTEHLKTQWAQAAERAGIPIDPTYAAGKGRTSQDYVGIAVTYAGVAVNPLAMRIRTERFKTLVILDEVHHAGDALSWGEGVREAFEPAARRLALTGTPFRSDVNPIPFVSYAPGPDGIPRSAADFTYGYSHALADHVVRPVLFLAYSGEMSWRTRAGDEVAARLGEPLTKDLTNQALRTALDPEGSWIPSVLAAADKRLSEVRRHVPDAGGLVIATDQDSARSYAKTLRKITGEAATVVLSDEKAASKKISAFAADDSRWMVAVRMVSEGVDVPRLAVGVWATTTSTPLFFAQAVGRFVRARTRGEIASIFLPSVPRLLSFASEMEVERDHVLGRKVTDEDDIFAAEDDLLAQANASESASSEEQSLSFEAIGSEARFDHVLYDGATFGHEGEVQVGSEEEMDFLGIPGLLEPGQMRDLLRQRQSDRARKQKPAPAAATPAPSVEQVSTHEQLAVLRRELNGLVAAWFHRTGQAHGITHAALRKECGGPAAAIANAEQLRARIDRVREWAARKSG; from the coding sequence ATGGAGAAGTACTTCTCCGAGCAGCCCCGCGACTTCCTCGCCGTGGCCACGCCCGGTGCCGGCAAGACCACCTTCGCGCTCTCGGTGGCCGCCGAGCTGCTCGGGCGCCGGCTCATCGACCGGGTCACGGTCGTGGCGCCGACCGAGCACCTCAAGACCCAGTGGGCGCAGGCCGCGGAGCGCGCCGGCATCCCCATCGACCCGACGTACGCCGCCGGCAAGGGCCGCACCTCGCAGGACTACGTCGGCATCGCGGTGACGTACGCCGGTGTGGCGGTCAACCCGCTGGCGATGCGGATCCGCACCGAGCGGTTCAAGACGCTGGTCATCCTCGACGAGGTGCACCACGCCGGTGACGCGCTCTCGTGGGGCGAGGGCGTGCGCGAGGCCTTCGAGCCCGCCGCGCGGCGCCTGGCCCTGACCGGCACGCCGTTCCGCTCCGACGTCAACCCCATCCCGTTCGTCAGCTACGCCCCCGGTCCCGACGGCATCCCGCGCTCCGCGGCCGACTTCACCTACGGCTACTCCCACGCCCTGGCCGACCACGTGGTGCGCCCGGTGCTGTTCCTGGCCTACTCGGGGGAGATGAGCTGGCGCACCCGCGCCGGCGACGAGGTCGCCGCGCGCCTGGGCGAGCCGCTGACCAAGGACCTGACCAACCAGGCGCTGCGCACCGCGCTCGACCCCGAGGGCTCGTGGATCCCCTCGGTGCTCGCCGCGGCCGACAAGCGGCTCTCCGAGGTGCGCCGCCACGTCCCCGACGCCGGTGGCCTGGTGATCGCCACCGACCAGGACAGCGCCCGCTCCTACGCCAAGACGCTGCGCAAGATCACCGGCGAGGCCGCCACGGTGGTGCTCTCCGACGAGAAGGCCGCCTCGAAGAAGATCAGCGCCTTCGCCGCCGACGACTCGCGCTGGATGGTCGCGGTGCGGATGGTCTCCGAGGGCGTCGACGTGCCCCGCCTGGCCGTCGGCGTGTGGGCCACGACCACCTCGACCCCGCTCTTCTTCGCCCAGGCGGTCGGGCGCTTCGTGCGGGCCCGGACCCGCGGCGAGATCGCCTCGATCTTCCTGCCCTCGGTGCCGCGGCTGCTCTCCTTCGCCTCCGAGATGGAGGTCGAGCGCGACCACGTGCTGGGCCGCAAGGTCACCGACGAGGACGACATCTTCGCCGCCGAGGACGACCTGCTGGCCCAGGCCAACGCCAGCGAGTCGGCCTCCTCGGAGGAGCAGTCGCTCTCCTTCGAGGCGATCGGCTCCGAGGCGCGATTCGACCACGTGCTCTACGACGGCGCCACCTTCGGCCACGAGGGGGAGGTGCAGGTCGGCTCCGAGGAGGAGATGGACTTCCTCGGCATCCCCGGCCTCCTCGAGCCCGGCCAGATGCGCGACCTGCTGCGCCAGCGCCAGTCCGACCGCGCCCGCAAGCAGAAGCCCGCCCCCGCGGCCGCGACGCCGGCCCCCAGCGTGGAGCAGGTCTCCACCCACGAGCAGCTGGCCGTGCTGCGCCGCGAGCTCAACGGACTGGTGGCCGCGTGGTTCCACCGCACCGGCCAGGCCCACGGCATCACCCACGCCGCGCTGCGCAAGGAGTGCGGCGGACCGGCCGCGGCGATCGCCAACGCCGAGCAGCTGCGCGCGCGCATCGACCGGGTGCGCGAGTGGGCGGCCCGCAAGTCGGGCTGA
- a CDS encoding winged helix-turn-helix transcriptional regulator → MSQGTDETTDRQVPPPASPAALAYSTENCTLGRTMAVLGERWCVVVLREVVNGVRRFDDIRRHSGIPRQVLSDRLSTLVDQDLLRREPYRVPGGRERHEYRLTTKGRDLYPALVALSAWGDRYLADPEGPPVEFAHRDCGARVRAVLECEQGHRLDTPHEVVPRPGPGVRPFAG, encoded by the coding sequence GTGAGCCAGGGCACCGACGAGACCACCGACCGCCAGGTCCCGCCCCCCGCCTCCCCCGCCGCACTGGCCTACTCCACCGAGAACTGCACCCTGGGCCGGACCATGGCGGTGCTCGGCGAGCGCTGGTGCGTCGTGGTGCTGCGCGAGGTCGTCAACGGGGTGCGACGCTTCGACGACATCCGCCGGCACAGCGGCATCCCCCGCCAGGTGCTCAGCGACCGGCTCTCGACACTGGTCGACCAGGACCTGCTGCGCCGCGAGCCCTACCGGGTACCCGGCGGCCGCGAGCGTCACGAGTACCGCCTCACCACCAAGGGTCGCGACCTCTACCCGGCACTCGTGGCCCTGTCAGCCTGGGGCGACCGCTACCTGGCCGACCCCGAAGGACCGCCGGTCGAGTTCGCCCACCGCGACTGCGGCGCCCGCGTGCGCGCCGTCCTCGAGTGCGAGCAGGGCCACCGGCTCGACACCCCCCACGAGGTCGTGCCGCGTCCCGGACCGGGTGTGCGGCCCTTCGCCGGCTGA
- a CDS encoding PaaI family thioesterase: MTQTQPVEPLDLDALAAMDGHQQLVAMSEGRIPPAPISQTLGMIGFRVAEGSVSVDLEPEQRHYNPLGTVHGGVISTLLDTAAACSVHTTLAVGEGYTSLDLNVKFLRAVTVDSGRLTATGRVLQRGRRTALASADLLDGAGRLVAHATSTCMIFAAT; encoded by the coding sequence ATGACACAGACCCAGCCCGTGGAGCCCCTCGACCTCGACGCCCTGGCGGCGATGGACGGTCACCAGCAGCTGGTGGCGATGAGCGAGGGGCGGATCCCGCCGGCGCCGATCTCGCAGACCTTGGGCATGATCGGCTTCCGCGTCGCGGAGGGCTCGGTCAGCGTCGACCTCGAGCCCGAGCAGCGGCACTACAACCCGCTGGGCACCGTGCACGGCGGCGTGATCTCCACCCTGCTCGACACCGCCGCCGCCTGCTCGGTGCACACCACCCTGGCCGTCGGCGAGGGGTACACCTCGCTCGACCTGAACGTGAAGTTCCTGCGGGCGGTCACCGTCGACTCCGGGCGCCTGACCGCCACCGGCCGGGTGCTGCAGCGCGGGCGGCGCACCGCCCTGGCGAGCGCCGACCTGCTCGACGGGGCCGGGCGCCTGGTCGCGCACGCCACCTCGACCTGCATGATCTTCGCCGCCACCTGA
- a CDS encoding HNH endonuclease signature motif containing protein, with translation MATTATHPINGALARMHSLLDELAETPLWSMSQAETAEALVDFSQLEARVVELKSRTLAHAETVAVAETNASPSVAVWHSNATRSTKRESFRQVRLAEGLVRYDVVREALGRGEVVAEQASVICTALDELPDDLDAGVLEQAAKALVAFAEVHDAKALRVLGRRILEVVAPEVAEAWEAEQLDREEREAEKSAVFRMREDGHGRIKGSFTVPLLAGQMLERALLAFAAPKHQIANRTADGADEQGEHEEQAPVPVRRPTAQRLGAAFVELIERLDPKELPKAGGVNATVVVTMTLDSLKDGLAAATLDTGDRISAATARRLACEAGVVPVVLGGKSQPLDVGRAKRYFTPAQRVAMGIRDGGCTARGCDAPPAMCHAHHDDPWSCHGHTDLDRGRLLCPYHHRRIHDPEYESDVGADNQVTFHRRT, from the coding sequence ATGGCCACCACCGCGACGCACCCCATCAACGGGGCGCTCGCGCGCATGCACTCGCTGCTCGACGAGCTCGCCGAGACTCCGCTGTGGTCGATGAGCCAGGCCGAGACCGCGGAGGCGCTGGTCGACTTCTCGCAGCTCGAGGCGAGGGTGGTCGAGCTGAAGTCGCGGACCCTCGCCCACGCCGAGACGGTGGCGGTGGCGGAGACGAATGCGTCGCCGTCGGTGGCGGTGTGGCACTCCAACGCGACGCGGTCGACGAAGCGGGAGTCGTTCCGCCAGGTCCGCCTGGCTGAGGGGCTCGTCCGCTACGACGTGGTGCGGGAGGCACTGGGGCGTGGCGAGGTGGTCGCGGAGCAGGCGTCGGTGATCTGCACGGCGCTCGATGAGCTGCCCGACGACCTGGACGCCGGTGTGTTGGAGCAGGCGGCGAAGGCGCTGGTGGCGTTCGCGGAGGTCCACGACGCCAAGGCGCTGCGGGTGCTGGGTCGACGCATCCTCGAAGTCGTGGCACCCGAGGTCGCGGAGGCATGGGAGGCCGAACAGCTCGACCGCGAGGAGCGCGAGGCGGAGAAGTCGGCGGTGTTCCGGATGCGCGAGGACGGGCACGGCCGGATCAAGGGCTCGTTCACGGTGCCGCTGCTGGCCGGTCAGATGCTGGAGCGGGCGCTGCTGGCGTTCGCCGCACCGAAGCACCAGATCGCGAACCGCACCGCCGACGGTGCGGACGAACAGGGTGAGCACGAGGAGCAGGCGCCGGTGCCGGTACGCCGCCCCACCGCGCAGCGGCTCGGTGCCGCGTTCGTCGAGCTCATCGAAAGGCTCGACCCCAAGGAACTACCCAAGGCAGGTGGCGTGAACGCCACCGTCGTGGTGACCATGACCCTCGACTCCCTCAAGGACGGCCTGGCGGCCGCCACCCTCGACACCGGTGACCGGATCAGCGCCGCCACCGCGAGGCGGCTGGCCTGTGAGGCGGGCGTCGTCCCTGTCGTGCTGGGCGGCAAGAGTCAGCCGCTCGACGTGGGACGTGCGAAGCGGTACTTCACCCCGGCCCAGCGGGTCGCGATGGGTATCCGTGACGGCGGCTGCACCGCCCGTGGCTGTGACGCCCCTCCGGCGATGTGTCACGCCCACCACGACGACCCGTGGTCGTGCCACGGCCACACCGACCTCGACCGCGGACGACTCCTATGCCCCTACCACCACCGCCGCATTCATGACCCGGAGTACGAGAGCGACGTCGGGGCTGACAACCAGGTCACTTTCCACCGACGAACCTAG
- a CDS encoding TetR/AcrR family transcriptional regulator codes for MPKSSVHKLVPKVPSVPGVGGTRRQQYSASTKRALVDVAEELFTEHGYAGTSLDAIVGGAEVTKGALYHHFSGKQALFEAVFERVEAEASRAIQKALKENRDPWTKARAGLEAFLVVVQDPTYRRIVIQEGPSVLGYERFREQEERSTFANVLDIVRAVLHAGPWDLDEDMQQTFARIFFGAMSSAGEAVAGSDDAIAAAARVETAIGFIISGFQALADAGVELPEPPEQSR; via the coding sequence ATGCCGAAGTCCTCCGTCCACAAGCTGGTGCCGAAGGTGCCCAGCGTGCCCGGGGTGGGGGGCACCCGCCGCCAGCAGTACTCCGCCTCGACCAAGCGCGCCCTCGTGGACGTCGCCGAGGAGCTCTTCACCGAGCACGGCTACGCGGGCACCTCCCTCGACGCCATCGTCGGGGGCGCCGAGGTCACCAAGGGCGCGCTCTACCACCACTTCTCCGGCAAGCAGGCGCTCTTCGAGGCCGTCTTCGAGCGGGTCGAGGCCGAGGCCTCGCGCGCCATCCAGAAGGCCCTGAAGGAGAACCGCGACCCGTGGACCAAGGCCCGCGCCGGCCTCGAGGCCTTCCTCGTGGTCGTCCAGGACCCGACGTACCGGCGCATCGTGATCCAGGAGGGTCCCTCGGTGCTGGGCTACGAGCGCTTCCGCGAGCAGGAGGAGCGCTCCACCTTCGCCAACGTGCTCGACATCGTGCGCGCGGTGCTGCACGCCGGGCCCTGGGACCTCGACGAGGACATGCAGCAGACCTTCGCCCGGATCTTCTTCGGTGCGATGTCGTCGGCGGGCGAGGCCGTGGCCGGCTCGGACGACGCGATCGCGGCCGCTGCCCGGGTCGAGACCGCGATCGGCTTCATCATCAGCGGCTTCCAGGCCCTGGCCGACGCCGGGGTCGAGCTGCCCGAGCCGCCCGAGCAGTCCCGCTGA
- a CDS encoding IS3 family transposase (programmed frameshift): MAAPRKYPEELRERAIRMAVDLRRDPATRTGALKRVGDQLGINAETLRNWVSQAEVDEGHRPGVSSTEAQRIAELEREVKELRRANEILRTASGFFRRGGARPQAEVTTAVLVEYIDQHRARFGVEPICTVLRKAGMQIAPSTYYAAKSRPPSARAVADAQRLEVIRQVHTDNYGVYGVRKMHAELNRRGHRIARCTVHRLMRAEGLRGISRAKGPRTTIPGTGPDARPDLLDRDFRAPAPNRVWVADITYCRTFAGWVYAAFVIDVYSRRVVGWQLSKSLRTDLALDALEMGLWTREHAGQDTTGVIAHSDKGVQYLAVRYTQRLAEAGAVASVGSTGDSYDNALAEAFNSLFKAELIRNKGPWKNIDDLEIAVAEYIDWFNHRRLHGEIGLVPPVEFEEEHYRHNPAPTTVDASLQSLH; this comes from the exons ATGGCAGCACCGAGGAAGTATCCCGAGGAGCTTCGGGAGCGTGCAATCAGGATGGCGGTCGATCTGCGGCGTGACCCGGCGACCAGGACCGGCGCACTGAAGCGGGTCGGCGATCAGCTGGGGATCAACGCTGAGACGTTGCGCAACTGGGTCTCCCAGGCCGAGGTCGACGAGGGCCACCGTCCCGGCGTCAGCAGCACCGAGGCGCAGCGCATCGCCGAGCTCGAGCGTGAGGTCAAGGAGCTACGGCGGGCCAACGAGATCTTGCGGACGGCCTCGG GCTTTTTTCGCCGCGGCGGAGCTCGACCGCAAGCTGAAGTGACCACGGCGGTGCTGGTCGAGTACATCGACCAGCACCGGGCGAGGTTCGGGGTCGAGCCGATCTGCACCGTCCTACGCAAGGCAGGGATGCAGATCGCCCCGAGCACCTACTACGCCGCGAAGTCCCGGCCGCCCTCGGCACGCGCTGTCGCCGACGCGCAGCGCCTGGAGGTGATCCGGCAGGTCCACACCGACAACTACGGCGTCTACGGGGTCCGCAAGATGCACGCCGAGCTCAACCGGCGCGGTCACCGTATCGCCAGGTGCACCGTGCACCGGCTGATGCGCGCCGAGGGGCTGCGCGGGATCAGCAGAGCCAAAGGGCCGCGCACCACGATCCCCGGCACCGGCCCGGATGCCCGCCCGGACCTGCTGGACCGCGACTTCAGGGCACCTGCACCGAATCGTGTCTGGGTCGCGGACATCACCTACTGCCGCACCTTCGCCGGCTGGGTCTACGCCGCGTTCGTCATCGACGTCTACTCCCGCCGAGTGGTGGGCTGGCAGCTGTCGAAGAGCCTGCGCACCGACCTGGCGCTGGACGCTCTCGAGATGGGGCTGTGGACCCGCGAGCACGCCGGCCAGGACACCACCGGCGTCATCGCCCACAGCGACAAGGGCGTTCAATACCTCGCGGTTCGCTACACCCAGCGCCTGGCCGAGGCCGGCGCCGTCGCATCCGTCGGATCAACTGGTGACAGCTACGACAACGCCCTGGCCGAGGCGTTCAACTCGCTGTTCAAGGCCGAGCTGATCCGCAACAAGGGCCCCTGGAAGAACATCGACGACCTCGAGATCGCCGTCGCCGAGTACATCGACTGGTTCAACCACCGACGCCTGCACGGCGAGATCGGACTCGTCCCACCCGTCGAGTTCGAGGAAGAGCACTACCGGCACAACCCCGCGCCGACTACCGTCGACGCGTCACTTCAGAGCCTCCACTGA